The Euphorbia lathyris chromosome 3, ddEupLath1.1, whole genome shotgun sequence genome contains a region encoding:
- the LOC136222228 gene encoding leucine-rich repeat protein 1, translating into MAAPTLPWFFSASLTLTLTLTLLLAPFSSANSEGDALYTLRKSLSDPDSVLQSWDPTLVNPCTWFHITCNQDNRVTRVDLGNSNLSGHLVPELGKLEHLQYLELYKNNIQGTIPTELGNLKSLISLDLYNNNITGTIPLSLGKLKSLVFLRLNDNQLTGPVPRELVGISSLKVVDVSNNNLCGTIPTSGPFEHIPLSNFENNPRLEGPELLGLASYDTNCS; encoded by the exons ATGGCGGCTCCGACCTTGCCGTGGTTTTTTTCAGCTTCTCTAACTCTCACTCTCACCCTTACTTTACTTCTTGCTCCTTTCAGTTCTGCCAACTCAGAAGGCGACGCTCTCTACACCCTGAGGAAGAGCTTGTCGGATCCGGATAGCGTTCTTCAGAGTTGGGATCCGACGCTCGTCAACCCTTGTACTTGGTTCCATATTACTTGCAACCAGGATAATCGCGTTACTCGAGT GGACTTGGGGAACTCAAACTTATCTGGACATCTAGTACCTGAACTTGGAAAGCTAGAACACTTGCAATATCT GGAGCTCTATAAGAACAATATTCAAGGAACCATCCCTACTGAGCTAGGTAACTTGAAGAGCCTCATCAGCTTGGATTTGTACAACAACAACATCACAGGGACTATTCCTCTTTCATTGGGGAAATTGAAGTCCCTTGTCTTTTT ACGTCTTAATGACAACCAGTTAACTGGACCAGTCCCCAGGGAACTTGTGGGTATTTCAAGCCTCAAAGTCGT GGATGTCTCAAATAATAATCTATGTGGCACAATTCCTACCAGTGGTCCATTTGAGCACATCCCTTTGAGCAA TTTTGAGAATAATCCTCGATTGGAAGGTCCAGAGTTGTTGGGACTTGCGAGTTACGACACAAATTGCTCATGA